In one window of Silvanigrella paludirubra DNA:
- a CDS encoding ATP-dependent helicase: protein MPNNIINALNKEQLKAVTSSYGAQLVLAGAGTGKTKVITSRIAWMIHSGIRPESIVAVSFTNKAAREMQSRLSNIIGEKTAKKVELSTFHSFALKLLRQYHKEFSLQRNFSISDENESLNLLRESIKEFHLEEILSLQDASQKISYYKDNLFTEEDFKKQKNVFDGKIICKLFNSYNRRLRLFNLVDFDDIVYLTVLGFKKNPELLNKIQDTFSFLMVDEYQDTSFSQFQLICMLSSKTKNVCVVGDDDQSIYSWRGARPSIISDFLKHFPDANKVTLEQNYRCTPNILNAANSVIRENTERLGKELWSEQANLHPIVIHACENERDESLFVVDKILSLKRESGKLNFDNIAILVRSNSQTIPLEQVFIEKNIPYTIHGGTQFFDRKEVRDLFSYLKFAHNSNDMNSLFRIINLPARGIGIATLEKIKEIHFLNKTKNPTSDIFVALKELSYEHKGIAEFLKNWNQYGEKLKNSTLKVDISSTLRDCYENIGLKKDILMSSANMQNAQFRIDIVERVFNVIEKLELPEESIQSVVDALHLDKARFDIAQETKNKVQIMTIHSSKGLEFPYVFLIGVEDGILPHEKSLALESGIQEERRLFYVAITRAKYRLFISHCGFRKKGRASGKDLEPKPSRFLSAIPQQLIIHEQTDPNSEEARRMDAARKLFELFR from the coding sequence ATGCCAAATAATATTATAAATGCATTAAATAAAGAACAACTTAAAGCTGTTACTTCATCTTATGGAGCACAACTAGTGCTTGCAGGAGCTGGTACTGGAAAAACAAAAGTAATTACTTCAAGAATTGCATGGATGATTCATTCTGGAATTCGCCCAGAAAGTATAGTTGCCGTTAGCTTCACAAATAAAGCGGCAAGAGAAATGCAATCCAGATTATCTAATATAATTGGTGAAAAAACTGCAAAAAAAGTAGAACTTTCAACATTTCACTCTTTTGCACTAAAATTATTAAGACAATATCATAAAGAATTTTCATTACAAAGAAATTTTTCTATCTCCGATGAAAATGAAAGTCTAAATTTATTAAGAGAATCTATAAAAGAATTCCATTTAGAAGAAATTTTATCTTTGCAAGATGCCTCTCAAAAAATATCTTATTATAAAGACAATTTATTTACTGAAGAAGATTTCAAAAAACAAAAAAACGTTTTTGACGGAAAAATTATTTGTAAATTATTTAATTCATATAATAGAAGATTACGTTTATTTAATTTAGTAGATTTTGATGATATTGTTTATTTAACAGTATTGGGATTTAAAAAAAATCCTGAGTTATTGAACAAAATTCAAGATACTTTTTCATTTTTAATGGTAGATGAATATCAAGACACTAGTTTCAGCCAATTTCAACTTATTTGTATGTTATCTTCAAAAACAAAAAATGTTTGTGTTGTGGGAGATGACGATCAGAGCATTTATTCTTGGAGAGGAGCTAGACCTTCAATTATTTCAGATTTTTTAAAACATTTCCCCGATGCAAATAAAGTAACATTGGAGCAAAACTATAGATGCACACCTAACATTTTAAATGCAGCAAACAGTGTTATTAGAGAAAATACAGAAAGATTAGGAAAAGAACTTTGGAGTGAACAAGCTAATTTACATCCTATCGTCATTCATGCTTGCGAAAATGAAAGAGATGAAAGTTTATTTGTTGTTGATAAAATATTATCTTTGAAAAGAGAATCTGGAAAACTAAATTTTGATAACATTGCTATACTTGTTCGTTCAAATAGCCAAACAATTCCTCTTGAACAAGTATTTATTGAGAAAAATATTCCCTATACGATTCATGGAGGAACTCAATTTTTTGATAGAAAAGAAGTTAGAGATCTCTTTTCCTATTTAAAATTTGCTCATAATTCAAATGATATGAATAGTCTTTTCCGAATAATAAATTTACCAGCAAGAGGAATTGGAATAGCTACTCTTGAAAAAATTAAGGAAATACATTTTTTAAACAAAACAAAAAATCCAACTTCAGACATTTTTGTAGCCCTTAAAGAACTTTCTTATGAACACAAAGGCATTGCAGAATTTCTTAAAAATTGGAACCAATATGGTGAAAAATTAAAAAATTCTACTTTAAAAGTTGATATTTCTTCTACTCTAAGAGATTGTTATGAAAACATTGGTCTAAAAAAAGACATTCTTATGTCTTCTGCCAATATGCAAAATGCACAATTTCGAATTGATATTGTTGAAAGAGTTTTTAATGTGATTGAAAAACTTGAATTACCAGAAGAATCAATTCAATCTGTCGTAGATGCACTTCATTTAGATAAAGCAAGATTTGATATTGCTCAGGAAACTAAGAATAAAGTACAGATCATGACAATACATTCTTCAAAAGGTTTAGAGTTTCCTTATGTATTTCTAATTGGCGTTGAAGATGGTATTCTTCCCCATGAAAAAAGTTTGGCTCTTGAATCTGGAATTCAAGAAGAAAGGCGCCTCTTTTATGTCGCTATTACTAGAGCAAAATATAGACTTTTTATTTCTCATTGTGGTTTTCGAAAAAAAGGGAGAGCGTCAGGAAAAGATTTGGAGCCCAAACCATCACGATTTTTATCCGCCATTCCACAACAGCTTATCATCCATGAACAAACAGATCCTAATTCAGAAGAAGCAAGAAGAATGGATGCGGCAAGAAAATTATTTGAATTGTTTCGTTAA
- a CDS encoding prepilin peptidase, whose amino-acid sequence MPVELSTLNIIFGVFVFLFGVSMGSFLNVVAYRIPIGMSIIYPRSSCTSCKKTISNTALIPVLGFFFTNGKCSNCDAKISIQYPIIELLTGILTVIIFFKFLTPQIVLESLPGFLSIQSYHYGKFHFTNYVPFFVSLWIIYTGIPLSLIDLKHRILPDKIVLPGIIIGFLISCLNPEMGWSGSIIGIITGAGGLFIISKLYELIRHRNGMGMGDVKYLGFIGAVLGWKGVIFTLFYASILGAIIGIFWGIYSKKGISAAIPFGPFLAFGAFAVSTYGNELLFLIFKS is encoded by the coding sequence ATGCCTGTAGAATTAAGTACACTAAATATCATTTTTGGAGTGTTTGTTTTTTTGTTTGGCGTTTCGATGGGAAGCTTTTTAAACGTAGTTGCCTATAGAATACCAATAGGTATGTCTATTATTTATCCAAGAAGTTCATGCACAAGCTGTAAAAAAACGATTTCAAATACTGCTTTAATTCCTGTTTTAGGATTCTTTTTTACAAATGGTAAATGCTCAAACTGTGATGCTAAAATTTCAATTCAATACCCTATTATTGAACTACTAACAGGAATTTTAACTGTTATTATATTTTTTAAATTTTTAACTCCACAAATAGTTTTAGAATCCTTGCCTGGGTTTTTAAGTATACAATCATATCACTATGGCAAATTTCATTTTACAAATTATGTACCATTTTTTGTCTCATTATGGATAATTTATACAGGAATCCCATTATCTTTAATTGACCTTAAACACAGAATTCTTCCCGATAAAATTGTTCTTCCTGGAATAATTATTGGATTTTTAATTAGCTGTTTAAACCCTGAAATGGGCTGGTCTGGAAGCATTATTGGTATAATAACAGGAGCTGGGGGCTTATTTATTATTTCTAAACTTTATGAACTAATTAGACATCGCAATGGTATGGGAATGGGTGATGTAAAATATCTAGGATTTATAGGCGCTGTTCTTGGATGGAAAGGAGTTATTTTTACTCTTTTTTATGCAAGTATTTTGGGCGCAATTATAGGTATTTTTTGGGGTATTTATTCAAAAAAAGGAATTTCAGCAGCCATCCCATTTGGACCTTTTTTAGCTTTCGGAGCCTTTGCTGTTAGTACTTATGGAAATGAACTTTTATTTTTAATATTTAAAAGTTAA